In Ptychodera flava strain L36383 unplaced genomic scaffold, AS_Pfla_20210202 Scaffold_43__1_contigs__length_1316584_pilon, whole genome shotgun sequence, the following are encoded in one genomic region:
- the LOC139128080 gene encoding uncharacterized protein: protein MEILEEKYYQLNRQNQTKKITRKKTDKKEKEKSPEELRIEMMAQAETIILRSVQKSVFHKEYEILSAAKSAGTDNNKLQKQNPISRMNPFIDEKGLIRVGGRLRHSDLDLCGRHPIILPQNNHISRLIIDHVH, encoded by the coding sequence ATGGAGATCCTTGAAGAGAAGTATTACCAACTTAATAGGCAAAATCAGACAAAGAaaatcaccagaaaaaaaacagacaaaaaggaGAAAGAGAAGTCCCCAGAAGAATTGAGAATTGAGATGATGGCACAAGCAGAAACCATCATCCTACGCTCAGTAcagaaaagtgtgtttcataaaGAATATGAGATACTATCTGCAGCAAAGTCAGCAGGCACTGACAACAACAAACTACAGAAACAGAACCCCATCAGCCGGATGAACCCATTCATCGATGAAAAAGGACTTATCCGCGTTGGAGGAAGACTTCGCCACTCGGACCTCGACCTCTGCGGCAGACACCCTATCATCCTCCCACAGAACAACCACATTTCACGACTTATCATCGACCATGTACATTGA
- the LOC139128081 gene encoding uncharacterized protein produces the protein MADLPSDRTEKTPPFTNVGMDVFGPWAIASRKTRAGTSEAKRWAVIFVCLYTTAVHIEVIDSMNTSSFINALRRFIAIRGNIKKLRCDQGTNFIGAKNELQAAAKELDQDCIKKFLTTRDCEWIFNPPHASHFGGILERQMVPSDCVLDSMHYQLGKQQYTHDLLTTLMAEASAIVNSRPITTVSSDANDPKLSPQTCYLP, from the coding sequence ATGGCCGACCTACCCTCGGACAGAACAGAGAAAACCCCACCATTCACCAACGTCGGCATGGATGTATTCGGCCCCTGGGCTATAGCTTCCCGCAAAACCAGAGCCGGTACGTCTGAAGCAAAGAGATGGGCAGttatctttgtctgtctctACACTACAGCAGTACACATAGAAGTAATAGACTCCATGAACACTTCGTCCTTCATCAACGCCCTACGTCGCTTCATAGCTATACGCGGCAACATCAAGAAACTCAGATGTGACCAGGGCACCAACTTCATTGGCGCAAAGAACGAACTTCAGGCAGCAGCCAAAGAACTGGATCAAGACTGCATCAAGAAATTCCTTACAACAAGAGACTGTGAGTGGATTTTCAACCCACCTCACGCATCCCACTTCGGCGGTATATTGGAACGACAAATGGTACCATCAGACTGTGTTCTTGACTCCATGCACTATCAACTAGGCAAGCAACAATACACACATGACTTGCTGACAACTCTCATGGCAGAAGCCAGCGCCATCGTCAACTCCAGACCCATAACAACGGTATCATCAGATGCAAACGATCCCAAGCTCTCACCCCAAACATGCTACTTACCATGA